A genomic stretch from Desulfohalobium retbaense DSM 5692 includes:
- the treY gene encoding malto-oligosyltrehalose synthase: MIRSTYRVQLHPERGFASLDKDLEYLRDLGIHAVYASPVFEARPGSTHGYDIFDPTRIRGELGGADGFEAVLENARDLGLAWVQDIVPNHMALDSRNPFVRDVLAKGTESRYSGLFAINWEHPDPVFNGRLSLPVLGEPYGEALHSGRLHFEIENGHLVLAYFEHRFPLGPKGVRAILRETLPRLERGEVATLVTRALHLLADARFDQAAQWLAEQCAAKPDLEKALDRTCSEMAVGSRHSVIANEAYAPVWWKTAAVCLNYTRFFSINDLIRVRVEDPDVFQTTHTLLRDLLRRNRVQGLRVDHIDGLRAPKEYLHRLQTLGAGPVWVEKILGPEERLSQDWPIAGSTGYDFLAWTQGVLTDPAGAEAMRDDFARLNGDREPEALAFEAKEQVLYEEFEGDLHNVAAVLRQLAAHFPAGRDMLGSRLENALAAVLAGMPIYRLYGEHETLSGQESVAVDTAVARARDRRPELDNEIMFLESVLRWHGFTEVLPRARRLWRDFWQRFQQLASPLTAKGIEDTLLYRYFPVAASAEVGCEPSAPARTPAAFTDWMQNRVARWPRSMNTTATHDTKRGEDVRARLTALSEFHQEWQQMWPKWRELMEPLCETVGNVRTPDIAEQYFILQTLLGTWPLDHDPDASYTGRLQEYMYKALREAKRHSCWTAPDTEYEATVARFVHRLLEAPEGAPLRDALAPFAARIGFGGMLNGLAQVVLKCTLPGIPDVYQGCEYWDLSLVDPDNRRDVDFDRRRESLAAVRQAVQEDPVQCWWDVCATWTDSRIKQLLLHLCLQTRNRYPDPFVQGEFVSLSVEGEFQDHVLAFLRHYGHTWVLAAVPRLPRGVAGAQAWPVGERWGETSIVLPRVTCGEWHCQLTGARHTTGQRLPVQQVFQELPLALWVTEREGGQCPV, from the coding sequence ATGATTCGCAGTACCTATCGCGTCCAACTCCATCCGGAACGGGGGTTTGCCTCCCTGGACAAGGATCTTGAGTACCTGCGTGATCTCGGGATCCATGCCGTTTACGCCTCGCCGGTTTTCGAAGCTCGTCCCGGCAGTACCCACGGCTACGATATTTTTGATCCGACCCGAATCCGCGGGGAATTGGGGGGCGCCGACGGTTTTGAGGCGGTGCTGGAGAACGCTCGCGATCTGGGACTGGCCTGGGTCCAGGATATTGTTCCCAACCATATGGCCCTGGACAGCCGTAACCCCTTTGTGCGCGATGTCCTGGCCAAGGGGACAGAGAGCCGCTACAGCGGCCTGTTTGCCATCAATTGGGAACACCCCGATCCCGTCTTCAACGGCCGACTCAGCCTCCCGGTGCTGGGCGAACCTTACGGAGAGGCACTGCATTCCGGGCGTTTGCACTTTGAGATAGAGAACGGCCATCTTGTTCTGGCCTATTTCGAGCACCGGTTTCCTCTGGGACCAAAAGGGGTCCGGGCGATCCTTCGTGAGACGCTGCCCCGGCTTGAGCGGGGGGAGGTGGCCACTCTGGTGACCCGGGCGCTGCATCTGCTGGCTGATGCCCGTTTTGACCAGGCTGCGCAGTGGCTGGCCGAGCAATGTGCGGCCAAGCCCGACCTGGAAAAGGCCTTGGACCGGACCTGTTCGGAGATGGCGGTGGGGTCGCGGCACAGCGTTATCGCTAACGAGGCCTATGCCCCGGTGTGGTGGAAGACCGCTGCCGTATGCCTGAACTACACCCGTTTTTTCTCTATCAACGATCTTATCCGTGTTCGTGTTGAAGATCCGGATGTCTTTCAGACCACGCACACGCTCTTGCGTGACCTGCTGCGCCGCAATCGTGTTCAGGGGCTCCGGGTCGACCATATCGACGGATTGCGGGCACCGAAGGAGTATTTGCATCGACTGCAGACACTCGGAGCCGGACCGGTCTGGGTGGAGAAGATCCTCGGGCCGGAAGAACGGCTATCGCAGGATTGGCCGATCGCCGGCAGCACGGGGTACGACTTTCTGGCCTGGACACAGGGGGTGCTCACAGACCCGGCGGGTGCCGAGGCGATGCGCGACGACTTTGCCCGCCTTAATGGGGACCGGGAACCGGAAGCGCTGGCTTTCGAGGCCAAAGAACAGGTCCTGTATGAAGAATTCGAAGGCGATCTGCACAACGTGGCCGCAGTCTTGCGGCAGTTGGCCGCGCATTTTCCGGCGGGGCGGGATATGCTCGGTTCGCGTCTGGAAAACGCCCTGGCGGCCGTCCTGGCGGGCATGCCGATCTACCGTTTGTACGGCGAGCACGAGACCCTGTCCGGCCAAGAATCTGTGGCGGTGGACACCGCTGTTGCTCGGGCCCGGGACCGGCGCCCGGAACTCGACAACGAGATCATGTTTCTAGAGTCCGTTTTGCGCTGGCACGGTTTCACGGAGGTGCTGCCGCGGGCGCGCCGGTTGTGGCGCGATTTCTGGCAGCGGTTTCAGCAACTCGCCAGCCCGCTGACCGCCAAGGGGATCGAAGACACCCTGCTGTATCGCTATTTTCCTGTGGCTGCCAGCGCCGAGGTCGGCTGCGAACCCTCCGCACCCGCACGAACTCCGGCCGCGTTTACCGACTGGATGCAAAACAGAGTGGCCCGCTGGCCGCGTTCCATGAACACCACAGCCACCCATGACACCAAGCGTGGCGAGGACGTGCGGGCCCGGTTAACGGCCTTGTCGGAGTTCCATCAGGAGTGGCAACAGATGTGGCCAAAATGGCGGGAGCTGATGGAGCCGCTGTGCGAAACTGTCGGCAACGTCCGCACGCCCGACATTGCGGAACAATATTTCATTCTGCAGACCCTTCTGGGGACCTGGCCGCTGGATCATGACCCGGACGCCTCGTATACCGGTCGTCTGCAGGAATACATGTATAAGGCCCTGCGGGAGGCGAAGCGCCATTCGTGCTGGACAGCTCCAGATACCGAGTACGAAGCGACGGTTGCCCGGTTTGTGCACCGATTGCTTGAGGCCCCGGAAGGGGCTCCGTTACGGGACGCTCTGGCCCCCTTTGCCGCTCGGATCGGTTTTGGCGGGATGCTCAACGGTTTGGCCCAGGTGGTCCTGAAGTGCACATTGCCGGGGATTCCGGATGTCTACCAGGGATGCGAGTATTGGGATTTGTCCCTGGTCGATCCGGACAATCGGCGTGACGTGGACTTTGATCGCCGACGGGAGAGTCTGGCCGCCGTACGGCAGGCTGTCCAGGAGGATCCGGTGCAATGCTGGTGGGATGTGTGCGCCACCTGGACCGACAGCCGGATCAAACAGCTCCTCTTGCACCTCTGTTTACAGACTCGCAACCGGTATCCTGACCCCTTTGTCCAGGGCGAATTCGTGTCCCTGTCGGTGGAGGGCGAATTTCAGGACCATGTGTTGGCATTTTTGCGCCATTACGGTCACACCTGGGTTTTGGCGGCTGTACCGCGCTTGCCGAGGGGTGTCGCCGGGGCACAAGCCTGGCCGGTGGGAGAGCGGTGGGGGGAAACCTCGATCGTTCTGCCTCGGGTGACCTGCGGGGAGTGGCATTGCCAATTGACCGGGGCCCGCCACACCACCGGACAGCGGCTTCCGGTGCAGCAGGTGTTCCAGGAACTGCCCCTGGCGCTCTGGGTCACCGAACGTGAAGGGGGGCAGTGTCCGGTTTAA
- the malQ gene encoding 4-alpha-glucanotransferase has product MLTDRASGILLHITSLPGTYGVGDVGPQARRFVDFLAAAGQRYWQVLPVHPTQDGAGHSPYSSTSAHAGNELLISPEDLVAEGLLGESHIRPWRRQAGESQAHYDWAQAAKRECCAVVQDRLHRRLLPAFEAEFQDFCRTQRGWLDDFALFSAAKNHFGPRRSWRYWPEEIRLRQPRALQWMRQELALAIEREKLGQCLFFRQWRRLQARCRAKEVALMGDVPIYVDYESADVWSHPEYFKLDATLRPPVVAGVPPDYFSATGQRWGNPVYDWRKLCQDGFHWWVDRLEGELQLCDVLRLDHFRGFSACWEVPVEHETAENGSWVHVPGEALFALLQEHWGRLPLVAEDLGYITDEVRHLKQRFDLPGMALLVFAFDGDPQNAFLPEHHDPNLVVYTGTHDTNTVRGWYEEEITAEQRSQLRRHLGHAPAASHVAQDLVRLALESRARTAILPLQDVLGLGSEARMNVPAAPEGNWIWRTSSEALHEDVAAWLAEVTAASGR; this is encoded by the coding sequence ATGCTCACCGATCGCGCCAGCGGTATCCTGCTCCATATCACCTCCCTGCCCGGCACCTATGGCGTGGGCGATGTCGGACCGCAGGCCAGGCGGTTTGTGGATTTTCTCGCCGCCGCCGGCCAGCGCTATTGGCAGGTTCTCCCCGTGCACCCGACCCAGGACGGGGCCGGTCACTCCCCGTACAGCAGCACCTCCGCCCATGCCGGCAACGAACTGCTCATCAGCCCCGAGGATCTGGTCGCGGAGGGGCTGCTCGGGGAAAGCCACATCCGGCCTTGGCGGCGCCAGGCCGGGGAATCTCAGGCGCATTATGACTGGGCTCAGGCCGCCAAACGCGAATGCTGTGCTGTGGTCCAGGATCGCCTCCATCGTCGCCTGCTTCCCGCCTTTGAGGCCGAATTCCAGGACTTCTGCCGCACCCAGCGCGGCTGGCTGGACGACTTTGCGTTGTTCAGCGCTGCGAAAAACCATTTTGGTCCCCGGCGGTCCTGGCGGTATTGGCCTGAGGAGATCCGCCTCAGGCAGCCACGAGCGTTGCAGTGGATGCGCCAGGAACTCGCCTTGGCCATTGAACGTGAAAAGCTCGGTCAATGTCTGTTTTTCCGCCAATGGCGCCGCCTGCAGGCCCGTTGCCGCGCCAAGGAGGTGGCCTTGATGGGCGATGTTCCCATCTATGTCGACTATGAAAGCGCTGATGTCTGGAGTCATCCGGAATATTTCAAGCTCGATGCAACGCTCCGTCCGCCTGTGGTCGCCGGCGTGCCGCCCGACTATTTCAGCGCTACCGGCCAGCGGTGGGGCAATCCGGTCTATGATTGGCGGAAGTTGTGTCAGGACGGCTTCCATTGGTGGGTGGATCGCCTGGAGGGCGAACTGCAGCTGTGCGACGTCCTGCGCTTGGACCATTTCCGGGGCTTTTCCGCCTGCTGGGAGGTGCCGGTCGAACATGAGACCGCTGAGAACGGCTCTTGGGTCCACGTCCCGGGCGAGGCGTTGTTCGCCTTGTTGCAGGAGCATTGGGGCCGACTGCCACTTGTGGCCGAGGATCTGGGATATATTACCGACGAGGTCCGGCATCTCAAGCAACGCTTCGATTTGCCCGGCATGGCGCTGCTGGTCTTTGCCTTTGATGGGGATCCCCAGAACGCTTTTTTGCCGGAGCATCACGACCCCAATCTGGTCGTTTATACCGGCACGCACGATACGAACACCGTTCGGGGATGGTACGAAGAAGAAATCACTGCGGAGCAGCGGTCTCAGCTCCGCCGTCATCTCGGTCATGCCCCCGCTGCTTCGCACGTGGCCCAGGATCTCGTCCGCCTGGCCCTGGAGAGCCGGGCGCGGACGGCGATCCTCCCGCTACAGGATGTGCTGGGGCTCGGCAGCGAGGCCCGGATGAACGTACCCGCGGCCCCCGAGGGCAATTGGATCTGGCGGACTTCCTCAGAAGCACTGCACGAAGACGTGGCTGCCTGGCTGGCTGAAGTGACGGCTGCCAGCGGCCGGTAG